The sequence below is a genomic window from Melioribacteraceae bacterium.
AGGTATCCTCAGGATTTCATTAAAAATCAAATTCAATTTCTGGATAATTTGGTTTACCGTTTTCAAAATCTATATGATAACAGGTTCTTGAACTTGAAGAATAAACTTCTATTACTGGGAAGTAAGTTGGAAGCATATAATGTTAAAGCTACACTTAAAAGAGGATTTGCTATTGTCAGGCAGCAGGGAAATATCATCCCGCGTAAAAAGAATTTTGAAATCAATAAATCATCGGAAATTGAATTTTTCGACGGTGAGGTGAAAATTTAATATGTCTAAGAAAAAAGAAACATCTTTCGAAAATTCCCTTCAAAGATTACAGGAAATATCCGACCTCCTGGAAAAAGGTGAGGTTGGTCTTGAAGAATCGATTAAATTATATGAAGAGGGAATTAATTTGGCTAAAATTTGTTATGGTACATTAAAGGATGCCGAATTGAAGGTTACCGAAATTAAAAAACAACTTGAATCGGGATTACAGGAATAAATTTTAAGAGGAATAAACGTGGAATTAGATAAGTCCAAATACAAAGTTCTGTTTGATATCGATTCTCCTGCAGATATCAGGAAATTAGCGCTACCCGAATTAAAAACTCTCTGCTCCGAAATTAGAGAGTATATGGTGGATGTAATTTCCCAGATAGGAGGACACTTCGGTGGCGGCCTTGGAACAGTAGAACTAACTGTTGCTCTTCATCGCGTTTTCAATACTCCGGATGATCAGATTGTATGGGATACCGGACACCAGGCCTATCCACATAAAATTGTTACCGGAAGACGCGATCAGCTGGGAACTATCAGACGATTGAACGGAATTAGCGGATTTCTAAAACGCTCTGAGAGCGAATACGACTCATTCGGTGCTGGTCATGCTTCAACATCTATTTCTGCCGCTCTTGGAATGGCCGTTGCAAGCGATATAAATAAATCGAATAAAAAAGTTGTTGCTGTAATAGGCGACGGCGCTATGACCGGAGGTATGGCCTACGAAGCGATGAATAATTCCGGCATGCTTAAAAGCAACCTTATAGTTGTTCTGAATGATAACCAGATGTCTATTGCCCCGAATGTATGGCAGGTATCCAAATATTTTACCGAAATGATTTCGCATCCCGAATACAACAGATTCAAAGGTGCTATATGGGATCTCACTGGAAAGCTCGATAACTTCGGCGACCGTATCCGCAAAGTCGCTGTTAGAGTTGAACACGGTATTAAAGCTATTGTAACACCGGGAATGCTTTTCGAAGCTCTCGGATTCCGGTACTTCGGTCCGGTGAATGGCCACAACATAAATCAACTGGTAAAACTGTTTGAACAGGTAAGAGAATTAAACGGGCCTATACTGGTTCATGTTTTAAGTGAAAAAGGAAAAGGATATAAACCTGCCGAAGGACACTCTCAAAGACTTCACGCTTCTACTCCGTTTGATAAAATTACCGGTCAGGCAATTAAAAAAGGAAGTGCGCCTCAGTCGTATACATCCATTTTCGGGAATGCTCTCGTTGAAGTTGCAAAGAATAATCCCAAAGTAATCGGAATAACTGCGGCTATGCCGGATGGTACCGGTCTCGATATCCTCCAGAAAGAATTGCCGGATCGTTATTATGATGTAGGAATAGCTGAAGAGCATGCTGTTACGTTCGCTGCGGGTATGGCTACACAGGGAATTATCCCTGTTGTTGCTATCTATTCTACTTTCCTTCAGAGAGGATTCGACCAGATAATTCACGATGTGGCATTACAAAAGCTTCATGTGGTTTTCGTTCTCGATAGAGCCGGCCTTGTCGGTGCCGATGGCCCTACTCATCACGGTACATTCGACCTTTCTTATCTCCGTATGATACCGGGTATGATTATTATGTCTCCTAAAGACGAAGCTGAATTGCGTGACATGCTCTATACTGCGGTTAATTATAAAAAAGGTCCGGTTGCTATCAGGTATCCTCGCGGATCTGCTCTCGGTGTCCCTTTAAAAGACGGATTTGAAGAATTACAACTGGCTAAGAGTGAGCTGATAAAAAGCGGCGAGGATATTGCAATCCTTGCTGTAGGAAATATGGTTGAGTATGCCGGGAAAGCTGCTCAGCTGCTTATTGAAAAGGAGATTAGTCCGGAAATAATTAATATGAGATTTGTAAAACCTCTTGATACGGAACGTCTGGATGAAATTGCTTCACGATTCGATAAAATAATAACAATTGAAGAGAATAGTATTGTCGGAGGCTTCGGTTCTGCTATTGCAGAATATTTCACTGATAAGAACTTTAAAAACAATATTCTTAGAATCGGATTACCCGATTACTTCATCGATCATGGAACACAGGAAGAGCTTCATAAAATAATCGGAATTGATCCGGAAGGAATTTCTCTGAAGATCAGGGAATTTTGTAATAATCTCGGTACTAAAAAAGAGGTGCTAACCTGATGGAAAAGACCAAAGTTGGTGTTATCGGATTAGGGGGTATTGCACAGCTGGTTCACCTTCCAATAATTTCCCGGCTCGAAACCGTTAAGCTCGTGTCTGTTGCAGAGATTAATAAGAACAAGCTTAAGACCGCAGGTGAAAAATATTCCGGTGTCCGTCCATACGCAGATTATAAAGAAATGATTGTGAATGAGGATCTGGACGCGGTTATAATCTCAACACCGACCGATACTCACGAGGAAATTGCTCTGGCCTGCCTTGAAAGTAAAAAAAATGTTTTAATTGAAAAACCGGTTGCCAGAAATTTCAGAGAAGCCAAAGAAATTGCTCAGGCTGCAAAAAAAGTTAAAAAAGTTGCAATGGTTGGGATGAACTCGCGCTTCCGGCCGGATACTATGCTCTTGCGTAGTATTATAAACAGTGGTGAACTCGGTGATCTTTTTTATATAAATTGCAGCTGGCTCAGACGGAAGAGCAGTGCACAAAAATGGTTTGTTAATAAAAACCTCTCCGGCGGCGGGGTTATAATCGATCTCGGTATTGTAATACTCGATCTTGCCCTCTGGATGATGGGCCAGGATCAGATTCATTCGGTCTCAGTTCAGAAATTCGACCATACTAAAGATAAAATAGAAGACTCGGCAATCGGTATGATCCGGTTCCAGGACGGGAAAGTGATAAACTTTGAAGTTAGCTGGGAACTCTATTCAAGTACAGATAGCTTCAACCTTACTGTCCATGGTACTAAAGGTACAGCGTGCATTAATCCGCTCCGCATTTTTAAGAAAACGGAATCGAGTCATATCGACTATTCACCGAATAAGAATTCAAATATTCAGAATCTGTTCCGTAAATCGTATGAAAACGAATTGAGGCATTTTATAGGTGCTGTTAGAGAAGGTGCACCGGTTATCTCTTCAGTTGACGAATCATTAACAAGAATGAAATTACTGGAAGCTCTCTACAAATCAGCAGAACATCAGAAGGAAATAAAACTCTAAGCAATGAAAATATTACTGGTAGACGACGAAAAGGACATTGTTGAATTTCTTGAGTATAATCTTCAGCAGGAAGGCTTCGAAGTTATCTCGGCTTATGACGGGCAGGAAGCTATTGAAAAATTGAAACACAAGCCCGACCTGATCATACTGGACATATTGATGCCTAAGATGGATGGTTTCGAAACCTGTCAGAAAATACGCGGTCTAAGCGAATTCAAAAATGTCCCTGTAATTTTTTTAACCGCCAAATCGGCCGAAGTTGATGAGATTAAAGGCCTGAATCTCGGTGCCGATGATTTTATACGGAAACCAATCTCTCCCAAAAAATTAATAGCACGCGTTAAATCCAATCTCCGCAAAAGTGATTCATCCTCATTGGATAAGAGATTCGAACGTGAGATTAGCATTGGCCCGTTACTCATTAATCGGGAAAATTATACGGTCAGTCTTGAAGGCAAATTAATAATTCTTCCGCGAAAGGAATTTGAAATCCTGGCTTTCCTGGCGGCCAATCCCGGCAAAGTTTATCATCGCGATAAAATACTCTCCGATGTTTGGGGCAAAGATATTTATGTAGTTGAAAGAACGGTTGATGTGCATATCAGGAAGATAAGGGAAAAATTAGGTAAGCATTCCAATTTAATAGAAACAATTAAAGGAGTAGGTTATCGTTTCAAGAATCTGGAGTGAGATAGTAAAATCCCTTTCTTTCTCATGGATGTATGCCCCGGTGATTATCCTGCTCGATCTTTTATTCCTTCTGGCTTTTTCAATTTTAAATGATTTTGAACCGGATGCTTTTTTAATCTCGGTTCTTTTTTCATCCCTTTTAACTTTTCTCATTCTTTTGACAATCGGCTCTAAAAGAAAAAATGAACTGACCAAAATCAGAAACATAATTAAAGGGATCAGAGAAAATTCTTATTCAAATACTGACGAAATTAAATTGGGAAAACACCTAGTTGAATTGGAAAATGAAATTAGAGAGATGTTTTTTAGAACAAAGAATGATATCTCAAATCTGAAAAAGCTTGAACAGGTTCGTACCGAGTTCCTCGGAAATGTCTCGCATGAATTGCGTACACCTATTTTTGCAATTCAGGGTTTTTTAGAAACACTGTTGGACGGTGCTATGTACGATAATAAAGTCAACCGCACCTTTCTTCAGAAAGCGAATCAGCATACTCATAACCTCAACAATCTTTTAAATGATCTGATCGATATTTCAATGATTGAATCCGGACAGATGAGAATGAGTTTCAGATACTTTGATACAAACGAATTTATGTCAGGTATAATTTCCGAGATGAAACCTCTTGCCGATAGTAAAAAGATTAGTCTGGTCTTTAACCGTGACCCCGGCAATGCAAAGCTTTTCGGGGATAAGGAAAAAATAAAACAGGTAATGGTCAACCTGATTATGAATGCAATTAAATATACGGAAAAAGGTCAGGTTGAAATTGGAGTTGTTGATGAGGGTAAAAGAGGAAAAATCTATGTTAAGGATACCGGTATTGGAATCTCTGATTCCGACCTGAGCAGAATATTTGAAAGATTTTACAGAGTTGATAGAGACAGATCCCGCCAACAGGGCGGTACCGGACTCGGACTGGCCATTTCCAAGCATATTATCGAAGCTCACGGTGCCAAAATTGATGTAAAGAGCAGATTAGGGGAAGGCAGCACTTTCACATTTTCACTTAAAAAGTAATTTTTTGTTGGATTTTTGAAGGTTATTCTTATGTTTATTTACTCCAAATGCTTTTATTGACTTCAATCTGTTCAATTCCTATATTTACCGCTCAAATTTTGACTAATTGGAGGTATTGATGTTTGCTGTTGTAGATATTGCCGGGCAACAGTTCAAGGTAACCGAAAACAAGAAGTATTATGTTCCCAGACTTGAAGCAGCACCCGATTCGGAAATAGTATTCGACAATGTTTTATTATTAAGCGATGATAAAACTACTAAAATAGGTACTCCCTCTGTTAAAGGAGCTAAAGTACACGCAAAAGTTCTCGAGCATCTTAAAGATGATAAAGTAATTGTTTTCAAGAAGAAAAGAATTATTTCTTATAAACGTACAAGAGGACACAGACAATTTTTAACAAGAATAGAAGTAACTAAGATATCTTAGTTGCCGGAGGATTATAAATGGCACATAAAAAAGGTCAAGGTTCATCACGTAATGGTAGGGACAGTAATCCCCAATATCTTGGTGTAAAAGCTTATGGCGGCGAAAAAGTCTCTGCCGGTTCTATTCTGGTCAGACAGAAGGGAACCAACTTTCATCCCGGAAAAAATGTAAAGAAAGCCGGCGATCATTCATTATTTGCTATTGTTGATGGATTTGTAAAATTCGAAAGGAAGAAGAACGACAGAAAATTCATCAGCGTTTACGAAACGAACGCATAAGTCTTAAGTATAAAAAAACCCTCCTGCTCGGGAGGGTTTTTTGTTTTAAATGTTTTGCAAAATCAAAAACCGAGTCTTTCCATATCTGCAACAAGTTCTTTGACGGCTTTAACAGAATTATCCATCAAACTCTTCTCTTCGTCATTAAGTGTAAGTTCAATTATCTTTTCAGCACCGCCTGATCCAAGGACTGCCGGAACACCAACGTAATAGCCATTTATCCCGAATTCACCGTTCAAAAACGCGCAGGTTGGTAATACGCGTTTCTCATCGTAGATAATTGCTTCTGCCATAGCAATTGCAGCTGATGCCGGTGAATAAAAAGCGGATCCGGTTTTAAGTAGCTTAACAACTTCTCCTCCGGCCATTTTTGTTCTGTTTACCATAGCATCCATTACTTCTTTGGCTTTAGCTTTATCGTTGTATTTTCTTTCAAGAAGCTCCATTACCGGTATACCGTTTATATTTGCGTATCTGACAAGCGGAACCATTGTATCGCCATGTCCGCCAAGTACCAGTGCGTTTACGTCTTTTACTGATACTCCCAATTCCCATGCAATAAATGTTGAGAACCTGGATGAATCGAGAACGCCTGCCTGTCCGATTACTTTATTTGTCGCGAAGCCGGTAACCTTCTGGCACAATGTAACCATCGCGTCAAGTGGGTTGGAGATTACAATGATAATCGAATTAGGTGCATACTTTTTAACATTCTCTGCGACCGTCTGCATTATCTTTGCATTTGTAACTAGCAGATCATCACGGCTCATTCCGGGCTTGCGGGGTAAGCCTGCCGTAATAATAACTAGATCCGATCCTTCAATATCCTTATAATCATTTGTCCCTTTCACTGCCACATCAAACTGGTCGATACGGGAAGCTTCTGCAATATCCAGTCCTTTCCCCTGAGGAAGGTCTTCAACTATATCATATAATACTACGTCACCCAGTTGTTTCATTGCAATCAATTGAGTGAGTACGCCGCCAATTTGTCCTCCGCCGATTAAGGCAATCTTTTTTCTTGACATAATTTCTCCACTTGTTTTATTAAAAAGATTTTCAGATAAAATATAGGAAGATTAATCTAAAATGACACAAAGAAAATTTGTTAATTCTACGGTTTGTCTTTTATTTATTCGCTTAAGGAGATGGTTAGAATTGTCTCTGTTCCCTCAGGTGTAAATCTGTAACTGAGGTTATCAAGAAATGATTTCATGATATGTATTCCTCTGCCGCTGTCTTTCAGGATGTTCTCGGGTTTGGTTGGGTCGGGTACTTTTGCGAGATCAAACCCGTTCCCTTGGTCCTTAATTATTATTGTCATCTTTTCTGAATCGATGTTGACGGTAATTTTTACTTTTTTATCGGAATTATTTTTGTTGCCATGTACAATACTGTTAGAAACAGCTTCTGAGAATGAAAGGGAGAGATTATTAAATTTATCCTCCGGTAATCCTGCCTCTTGAGCTATATTTATTATGAAATGATCCAATTCGGGTAATAAATCGGCATCACTTGAAACTTCCTTTATGTAAGTTTTATCTGGCAAGATTGACTCCATAATATTACAGTGAAAAATATAATTAGATTATTAATGGTGCAATATTTTTGGTGACAGAGATCAAATTTATATTAAAACCTGTAGATCAATTTCAGGTTAAATGAAATCATCTCTCTTCTTGTGTTATCGGCATTTATAAATTCATACCATCCGTAAGTTCTAAATGACAATGATCCGCTTAAATCGATGCTAATTTCTGTTGCAGGTCCAATGCTTTCGTACTCAGATATTTTTTTCTTCTCTTTACCATTCAATATATCAAATGTTGTCAAAGAAAAAAACCTCACCCCGATACCTATGTTAATTCCCGGCAGTTCATAGAAGATTTTCGGCTCTGTATAGATTTCATTTAGATATCTCTGCGGTTTACTTGTAAAAGAGGACCAGCTGAAATCTCCCTGCTCGGACTGTTTTAAATAACCTGTCATGAATAACCGGAAGTTTTTATAAGGTATATAGTTGGTTGAATCCCTGAATACAAACTGCCTGAACGAATAACTTCTGAAATTCGGATTCAGTTCTTCGTAATCGAATACTGTATAATTAGCCATAACTTCAGCCGAATTCGAAGATGTCAATTTCCCTGATGTAAATGTGCCTCCCGAAGCCAGTTTCAGTATCCTTTTAATATTATTATTTGAACTACGTGCGGAGAAAATGTAAACTGTTTTATTCAAACTTCCTTCTAAGTTTATAAACGCTTTAAAATATGGATTAAAAATTCTTTCGTATTGTATACGTCCTATACTAAGCAGCTCATCGCGGTCATCAAAATTTAAGGAACTCGGAGTATCGTATACCAGCTTTCTGTGAAATACACTGATCTGAAAAAGGTCGCTGTCCGTCAGTTTCCATAAACCTGATAGCGAGACAATAGCCAGTTTTGATGAGTTGTTTTTCTGAGCCTCGTTTAACTCACGCTCATTAATTATTATCGGACTTAAACCATCAATTTTTCTCGGCTGATGTTTTTCATCTCTTTCGGAGAATGAGAACCTGAAAGCCAGATTAAGATCTTCTGTTCTGTATTCGGCAGAAGTAGCGAATTCAAGCCGGAACTCCTGAATACGTGAATCGAATGCTGTTGAAGAAGGATTCTTAATGCTTGCGTACCTCGTTATTCTTTCAATGTCCCGCCATACTACTTTTGTGTATGCGTCGATTGATAGGGGGGAGTCGGATGGCAGAAATCTTATTCTGTCCTGTATTAAATAATTTGTTTCAAGCCGGCTCTGAATGTTATTATCAATACCGAATTCGTCAATAGTGGGTTGGTCTGCAGCAAAATAAAAGTCCTTTCGCTGATGTGCAAATAAAGCTGATATAGTGTTGCTGAAATTAAGATCAATGTCGCTCTTAATGTCTACATTCATATATCTGAAAGTGTTTTTTCTGGGAGAGATGTCCTCGTTCTGAAATTTTAATAATGAGGAGATTTCAAAATCGCCCATAATCATTTGATCGAGCCCGGCTTCCGTACCGTATAGAAATCCATTATCCTTTTCACCTATCTGATTGTTGTTTGAAAATCCTCCGTATGGTGTGATCTCTATATTTGAAGAAGGCTTAAACTTCACAAAAGCTGAAGAGTTTAATATGGATGTTTTATTTATAGCTACCTGTCTGTCGTCGGAGAAAATAGTACTATTCAGAAGTAGACCGAATTTGAGCAGACTTGAAATATCGTACTGACCGAATAACCAGAGATATTGCTCATCTTTAATATTATTGTTTACGCTCTTAATAATTGTTGAATTAAAATTTTCGTTAATCCCAAAGAATAAACGGTCGTTTGTGTAGAAATGTCTGAGCCGCGTAGAAAAATTATAGGTATTAAGCTGCTTGTCTAGATTTATGTTAAAGTCTTTTATTGAAAATGCTTTTAAAGAATAGTGAAGACTATCCCTCTCCATCTGAGCTGTTAATGCGACAGGAAAAATTAAGAGAAGGAGATATGTCCAGATTTTAGACAAATTTGATTGCGCTTTGTGATGAGTTAATAAAACAATTTATTAATAACTTCTCCTAAAAGCACCTAAATATTAATCGTTTCTCCCGGCACCGGAATAGTAACGTCATTAAAACCTAGACTATGTAAACCGGATTTGAATAACTCCTGCTGATCCATTTCGCCGTGAACCAGAAAAATATTCTGCATACGACTTTTATCCAGTTGTGAACAATATCCGAGTAATTCGTGCCGGTCGGCATGTGCACTGAAAGAATCCATCGTTATTACTTCGGCGTTAAGCTTATACTCATCCCCGAATATATTTACGGTCTCCTGCCTGTCAATTATCTTCCTTCCGAGTGTATTAACAGCAGAATAACCCACCATCAAAATTATATTTGCGGGATTTTCGATATTATTCGCGAGATGGTGCTGAATTCGCCCTGCCTCACACATTCCGGAACTGGAAATAATAATGCACGGTCCGGCAGCATCATTCAATTTCTTCGAGTCCTCTACTGAGGTAATATATTTCAGCTTATTAAAACCGAACGGATCCTCATTTTGAATAAGAAATCTGCTGGTTTCCAGATCAAAGCATTCGGGATGTTGTCTGAATATTTCTGTGGCATTAACTGCAAGAGGACTGTCTACAAAGACCGGTATTCTTTCAGCTTTTTTAGATTCAAATATTCTGTTCAGAGCATAAACAATTTCCTGAGTCCGCCCAACGCTGAAAGCAGGAATAATTAATTTAGATTTCCTCTCAATTCCTCTGGATACAACCGAAGCCAAATTATCCTCCGCATTTTCCGGATTGTCGTGATCTCTTCCGCCGTATGTACTTTCGCAAATAAAGTATTCGGGGTTGGGAATTTTTTCAGGGTCTCTCAAAATCGGCAGGTTCGGTCTCCCTAGATCTCCTGAAAAGCTGAGGTTTGTAATTGTTCCGTTCTCCTTGATCGATAGAAATACAATAGATGAACCGAGTATATGGCCGGCGTCGTAAAATGTCAGTTTTATCCCGGGTCTTATTTCAACCTGGTGGTGATAGTTAACCCCGACAAACTGGCTCAGGGCTTTTATTACATCTTCCTGGTCATATAATAATTCAAAAGGATTCTGTTTCTTTTTCTTCCTCCTTTTATTGACAAACTCAACATCTTTTTCCTGGACATGTGCGCTGTCTTTAAGCATAATTGTGCATAAATCGTAGGTGGCGAAAGTTGAAAAGATTTCCCCTTTAAATCCGTTTTTCACCAGTGTAGGAATATTCCCGGCATGATCGATGTGGGCATGAGAAAGTATTACGAAATCAATTTCCGCCGGTTCAAAATATTCGAATCGACGGTTAATCTCGAATGCTTCTTTCCTCTTACCCTGGTATAAACCGCAATCGAGAAGAAAAGTTGAATTGGTTGTCCGGATCAGGTGCATTGATCCTGTAACTGTTCTTGCGGCTCCTATGAATTGTATTTCCATTTGTTGGTCCCTCCGAGGAAACGGTTCACTAATAAATTCAGTATCAACAATTTACGAATAATCATACTGGCAGGTTGTTAGGACCGGATTATTCGATACTTTTTGTATCCGAAGTAGATTTCACGGGCGGCGGTCTTTATTACGGTTGCGGCAGGTACTGCAAGCAGCATTCCGAAAATTCCAAGCGCTTTGCTTCCGATTAAAATTAATATGATAATTACTAATGGGTGAAGGTCGGTATTCTTCGAGAAAATGTTCGGTTGAATAAAACCGTTGTCAAGCGTATATACTATAATAAAGAGCAGCAATATGTTCGGCAGCATCGCAAAATTTCCAAATTGAATTATGGATATTACAATTGCGGGAATTCCTCCAATTACTGGCCCGAAGTAGGGAATTAAATGTCCAACTCCTGCTATAAATCCAATTGATGCGGCATTCTCTATTCCTAATAGAGCAAGTCCCACTCCACTCATAAGTCCTACTAGAAATGCGTCAAGTATCCATCCTCTCACAAATCTGCTTAATTGATTGGAGATTTTACGGATTACCGAATAGGAGACTTCGAAATATTTATTCGGCATTATATTTACAATTCCCTTTATTATCCTTGTATTATCCTTAAGCAGAAAAAAAGTCATGAATGGCACAATTACAAGTATCGCAATAATTGAGACTAAACTGTAAAGAATATTGCTCAGATTATTTACCCAGCCGTAAATTATATTCTGTATGAATGTTATTATGCGGTCAGCAAAATTAACAGAATTCAGAAACGGGAAAAAAGATTTAAGAGTTTCTTCCAGATCTTTAATAACCGACTCCATATTTTGCGGTGTGAGCGCGATTCCGAGTGAATTGAATTGATTTACAATCTTAGGCATTAAAAACGACAGGGCGCTGAAAATAAGCAATCCTGATAATACAAAAACCGCAAGAACAGAAACGAAGCGGGGCAGACCTCTCCTCTCAAGAAAATCAACTACAGGATTGAATATCATCGCAATCAATAATGATACTACAAGCATTGCGATTATTTCGGCCAGTAGAAATGATAA
It includes:
- a CDS encoding exodeoxyribonuclease VII small subunit, with translation MSKKKETSFENSLQRLQEISDLLEKGEVGLEESIKLYEEGINLAKICYGTLKDAELKVTEIKKQLESGLQE
- the dxs gene encoding 1-deoxy-D-xylulose-5-phosphate synthase — protein: MELDKSKYKVLFDIDSPADIRKLALPELKTLCSEIREYMVDVISQIGGHFGGGLGTVELTVALHRVFNTPDDQIVWDTGHQAYPHKIVTGRRDQLGTIRRLNGISGFLKRSESEYDSFGAGHASTSISAALGMAVASDINKSNKKVVAVIGDGAMTGGMAYEAMNNSGMLKSNLIVVLNDNQMSIAPNVWQVSKYFTEMISHPEYNRFKGAIWDLTGKLDNFGDRIRKVAVRVEHGIKAIVTPGMLFEALGFRYFGPVNGHNINQLVKLFEQVRELNGPILVHVLSEKGKGYKPAEGHSQRLHASTPFDKITGQAIKKGSAPQSYTSIFGNALVEVAKNNPKVIGITAAMPDGTGLDILQKELPDRYYDVGIAEEHAVTFAAGMATQGIIPVVAIYSTFLQRGFDQIIHDVALQKLHVVFVLDRAGLVGADGPTHHGTFDLSYLRMIPGMIIMSPKDEAELRDMLYTAVNYKKGPVAIRYPRGSALGVPLKDGFEELQLAKSELIKSGEDIAILAVGNMVEYAGKAAQLLIEKEISPEIINMRFVKPLDTERLDEIASRFDKIITIEENSIVGGFGSAIAEYFTDKNFKNNILRIGLPDYFIDHGTQEELHKIIGIDPEGISLKIREFCNNLGTKKEVLT
- a CDS encoding Gfo/Idh/MocA family oxidoreductase produces the protein MEKTKVGVIGLGGIAQLVHLPIISRLETVKLVSVAEINKNKLKTAGEKYSGVRPYADYKEMIVNEDLDAVIISTPTDTHEEIALACLESKKNVLIEKPVARNFREAKEIAQAAKKVKKVAMVGMNSRFRPDTMLLRSIINSGELGDLFYINCSWLRRKSSAQKWFVNKNLSGGGVIIDLGIVILDLALWMMGQDQIHSVSVQKFDHTKDKIEDSAIGMIRFQDGKVINFEVSWELYSSTDSFNLTVHGTKGTACINPLRIFKKTESSHIDYSPNKNSNIQNLFRKSYENELRHFIGAVREGAPVISSVDESLTRMKLLEALYKSAEHQKEIKL
- a CDS encoding response regulator transcription factor, with the protein product MKILLVDDEKDIVEFLEYNLQQEGFEVISAYDGQEAIEKLKHKPDLIILDILMPKMDGFETCQKIRGLSEFKNVPVIFLTAKSAEVDEIKGLNLGADDFIRKPISPKKLIARVKSNLRKSDSSSLDKRFEREISIGPLLINRENYTVSLEGKLIILPRKEFEILAFLAANPGKVYHRDKILSDVWGKDIYVVERTVDVHIRKIREKLGKHSNLIETIKGVGYRFKNLE
- a CDS encoding ATP-binding protein, with the protein product MIILLDLLFLLAFSILNDFEPDAFLISVLFSSLLTFLILLTIGSKRKNELTKIRNIIKGIRENSYSNTDEIKLGKHLVELENEIREMFFRTKNDISNLKKLEQVRTEFLGNVSHELRTPIFAIQGFLETLLDGAMYDNKVNRTFLQKANQHTHNLNNLLNDLIDISMIESGQMRMSFRYFDTNEFMSGIISEMKPLADSKKISLVFNRDPGNAKLFGDKEKIKQVMVNLIMNAIKYTEKGQVEIGVVDEGKRGKIYVKDTGIGISDSDLSRIFERFYRVDRDRSRQQGGTGLGLAISKHIIEAHGAKIDVKSRLGEGSTFTFSLKK
- the rplU gene encoding 50S ribosomal protein L21: MFAVVDIAGQQFKVTENKKYYVPRLEAAPDSEIVFDNVLLLSDDKTTKIGTPSVKGAKVHAKVLEHLKDDKVIVFKKKRIISYKRTRGHRQFLTRIEVTKIS
- the rpmA gene encoding 50S ribosomal protein L27, with translation MAHKKGQGSSRNGRDSNPQYLGVKAYGGEKVSAGSILVRQKGTNFHPGKNVKKAGDHSLFAIVDGFVKFERKKNDRKFISVYETNA
- the mdh gene encoding malate dehydrogenase, whose product is MSRKKIALIGGGQIGGVLTQLIAMKQLGDVVLYDIVEDLPQGKGLDIAEASRIDQFDVAVKGTNDYKDIEGSDLVIITAGLPRKPGMSRDDLLVTNAKIMQTVAENVKKYAPNSIIIVISNPLDAMVTLCQKVTGFATNKVIGQAGVLDSSRFSTFIAWELGVSVKDVNALVLGGHGDTMVPLVRYANINGIPVMELLERKYNDKAKAKEVMDAMVNRTKMAGGEVVKLLKTGSAFYSPASAAIAMAEAIIYDEKRVLPTCAFLNGEFGINGYYVGVPAVLGSGGAEKIIELTLNDEEKSLMDNSVKAVKELVADMERLGF
- a CDS encoding ATP-binding protein — encoded protein: MPDKTYIKEVSSDADLLPELDHFIINIAQEAGLPEDKFNNLSLSFSEAVSNSIVHGNKNNSDKKVKITVNIDSEKMTIIIKDQGNGFDLAKVPDPTKPENILKDSGRGIHIMKSFLDNLSYRFTPEGTETILTISLSE
- a CDS encoding MBL fold metallo-hydrolase yields the protein MEIQFIGAARTVTGSMHLIRTTNSTFLLDCGLYQGKRKEAFEINRRFEYFEPAEIDFVILSHAHIDHAGNIPTLVKNGFKGEIFSTFATYDLCTIMLKDSAHVQEKDVEFVNKRRKKKKQNPFELLYDQEDVIKALSQFVGVNYHHQVEIRPGIKLTFYDAGHILGSSIVFLSIKENGTITNLSFSGDLGRPNLPILRDPEKIPNPEYFICESTYGGRDHDNPENAEDNLASVVSRGIERKSKLIIPAFSVGRTQEIVYALNRIFESKKAERIPVFVDSPLAVNATEIFRQHPECFDLETSRFLIQNEDPFGFNKLKYITSVEDSKKLNDAAGPCIIISSSGMCEAGRIQHHLANNIENPANIILMVGYSAVNTLGRKIIDRQETVNIFGDEYKLNAEVITMDSFSAHADRHELLGYCSQLDKSRMQNIFLVHGEMDQQELFKSGLHSLGFNDVTIPVPGETINI
- a CDS encoding AI-2E family transporter, which encodes MTLSEKQFGLLKNITLIIVCLVIFIYLSFLLAEIIAMLVVSLLIAMIFNPVVDFLERRGLPRFVSVLAVFVLSGLLIFSALSFLMPKIVNQFNSLGIALTPQNMESVIKDLEETLKSFFPFLNSVNFADRIITFIQNIIYGWVNNLSNILYSLVSIIAILVIVPFMTFFLLKDNTRIIKGIVNIMPNKYFEVSYSVIRKISNQLSRFVRGWILDAFLVGLMSGVGLALLGIENAASIGFIAGVGHLIPYFGPVIGGIPAIVISIIQFGNFAMLPNILLLFIIVYTLDNGFIQPNIFSKNTDLHPLVIIILILIGSKALGIFGMLLAVPAATVIKTAAREIYFGYKKYRIIRS